The DNA segment CCGTCAGCAGGGGCTGCGCTTTGCCGTGTGTACCGGGCGGCCTCAGGGGGGCTATGGGTTAGCCTATGCCCAACGTTTAGACCCCAACGGGCCTCACGTTTTTAATGATGGTGCCTCAGTATGCGATGCACAAGGTCGCTCGCTACATGCCCACGCACTGCCGCACCTGACAGAACTGATAGAACTAGCACGGAAATATAAGCTTCCCTTCGATCTGATGGGGGCCGAGGGTGGTCGTTACTACGAAGAAGGTCTAATGCCACCAGAACTGCTCTCGCACATCGAGATGACCGGGGTCGAGGCCCGTTCAGCCCTATTGGGGGAAATCGAAGAAACCCTGGTTCGTTTGTGGTTTGTAGTTAGCGACCTGGGCCTGTGGGAGATGGTCAAGCCCGAGCTGGCTGCCCTGCCATCTATAGATTTGGCCGAGTACAAGAGCCCCCGGGAGGTGATTACTGGAGTCATCCGTAAGGGTGTTACAAAGGCCACCGGGTTGCAGTGGTTGGCAGAGCATTACAGCATCTCCCTGAGCGAAATCGCCATGATTGGCGACAGCCACAACGACCTCGAGGCCATCCGCGAAGCTGGGCTGGGCATTGCCATGGGCAATGCTGTAGATGAAATCCGGGCCATCGC comes from the Meiothermus cerbereus DSM 11376 genome and includes:
- a CDS encoding HAD family hydrolase, whose amino-acid sequence is MIKLIALDLDGTFYAGRNFGVPDSAWEAVAKARQQGLRFAVCTGRPQGGYGLAYAQRLDPNGPHVFNDGASVCDAQGRSLHAHALPHLTELIELARKYKLPFDLMGAEGGRYYEEGLMPPELLSHIEMTGVEARSALLGEIEETLVRLWFVVSDLGLWEMVKPELAALPSIDLAEYKSPREVITGVIRKGVTKATGLQWLAEHYSISLSEIAMIGDSHNDLEAIREAGLGIAMGNAVDEIRAIADHITGHVREQGFAQAVEYILALNGHPLGLSR